The Phycodurus eques isolate BA_2022a chromosome 5, UOR_Pequ_1.1, whole genome shotgun sequence DNA segment TAAAAAGGCTGAGGTTGTGTTGACAAGGTTTGGGGGCAAATCTCCAAAGTAACAGGTTGTTTTCTAACAATTAGGCTATTTATGGTGGTCTTTTGCCCTTATGAGTTGGGGGCCGTTGACATGGGTGTGGGAGATTTCTTGGCAAACATTCAATAGTTTGACAGCATCCGCACATGTTATTTTACAGCTTAAACACAAGGCAGCAATAGCGATCATCCTAAAAGGTTGCAACATTCAAGTTCACAGATTATGTTGAGTGGTCTCAAGAAACACACTAACAAAACTTCAAAGATAGAAACTACAACACAGGACTTCATTTTCTAGCGAGGAGACAGCATGGGTGACCATTTTGGAAAATCATGGCTGAGGATGAAGCTGTGTGGACTCTTCAGGCTTGACGTTGTCTTTGATGTCACaagattgtgtgtgcgtgcatgtgtgggcCCAGGTTGTATGACGACGTCAGCAGGTAAGCAGCATGCTTGTGTGTGATAGATTACACTAAACCATGTACACTAGTCGAcaatattcacttttttttttttatttatttttacactagaCCGACTGATGTTTGTCAGAGTGAACAGCCAACGTGGATGTCTGAGTCAATTTTGGGCTGAGGTTTTGCTGAGCACTACCGTccattaaacacaaaatgatcACCACGACTCCAGCATCTCTTATGGGCACCGTAGAACTGAGGAGGgtgaaagtgtgtgtatgtgtgttgggTTAGTCTCTGTGACAGGAGATGTGTGTGTCAAGTCAGTGGGGCTGGAAGGATGGTGCAATGTAAACGCGTCAATGTCTTCTCTATTGGTGCGCGCACTGGACCCCCGGGCCGTGATGGCCGCCCTCCTCGTCGGAGCTGTCATTGTAGGCCTCTCTCCGGGCGCCCCCACCCGACCCTTGACTCCTGTCAAAATCCGTCAGGTCCACTTCCTCAGCGTCAGCGGAAATGAGGGGATCTTCAGCGCGGCTCGGCAGCAGGCACTCCAGCTCCTAGAAGAATGGTTATTGATCATTGTAATCATCAGTGCTCTAATAAAGCGTCTCGCCAATGTGACTCACGTTCAGTTTCTCGGGGCTAATCCAGTTGTTTTCCGGGAATTGCACATCAAACTTAATGTAGAGGTCTCCCTTCTCAAAGGGGTTTCTGTACTGTGGCATTCCCTCTCCCTTCACCATGCGAATGCAGCCTGAGAGATGGAAAGACATATGCGACATAAGACTATTAGATCACCatcacacaatacaatacagtgtGTATTGTGTTCACTTATTGCAGGGGGTACATTCCAGGCCCACCCACAATGGGTGAAAATCTTCAATAGAGATCATgcgtatttaaaataaatagtctCAGCTTTGCCATACACTTTAAACGCAttcaaacttattaaaacacattgtaagcacatttgaacaaaaaaaagcataaaatgcacagaaaataatcaaataacccatgaggcatttattttaaagggtaaTGACTTAAGATTTTAAACTACTAATAAAAGGCAATTAAATATTTTAGAGGAACATCAACTATTCTCAGAATTTTGCTATGCAAGGTGAGTCTGTGAATCACTCCAAGAATAACCAGGGTTCATTGCACTCAATAGCATGCTGCAAACTTTAAAGAATGAAAAACACTACATGGTTATGTTGAACCTGCTGACACCTAGTGGTTTCTCTTATAAGTGTagtaaatgtttttgggttttcttTTTGGATAGTCAacaccaaataaaaacattttgattccATTGTAGAATTAAAGACATATTATGCATTCTTTCGCTCCAAagattcacaatttaaaacagcacATATCCACTCCCAAAACCCTGGCAGACGGGGCTGTCTTATGGAAATAAGTCCCCACCCACCCGCCCCCCCTACTGCAGGGCCAATGCAAAGTACAGCTTTTTGACTAACGGCAAAGCTAGGGGGTGGACACTTTTTGAGCCCAGTCGAAAAGTGAACCACgagttgggcatcgagaatcgattggaacccgggactaacgttccggctctcccggaaccgttcaaattaaaacatttcagttcccagtttcgatgcctcgtactccagccgcgaagaagaagtggcgaaaagcaacaaagaagcggcgtaaaccaacgaagaagaacgggcACGAttacgtgcttgtgcccaacggcagcagcggcgaacaaaagtgtgtcttaaatttgttaaaattaatgaccagccGCCTCAGTGCaaacttggaataagattatattgtgcaaataagtttttcccgatgtgtagcgtgtgacgcgctccgagcctcagcctaccccgcacggagcttcagtgaagtcaactctcagtcaactgggtgagtgaaacaataaaatacatccattccaacattgagacagctaacaaggtaaacagttgcttgcacttttgcactgatggttcttagcgtttattttagtcttcgaACCAACTTAACGCATCGATGAccaaaaaaagcttaacattgggctaaaacttcaccgtagcaactttacatcacaatgaattgggacaaaattcacaaacgttgtcgcacagtatcacaaacaccaaccttgtgcctcatcggtgggtagggaaaggaataaGCGTTATATatcatttggttccatccatttaaaaatcaaaaacaatcaccggtgccgtgcgaagttactttttgtgtcataatgctgagttccggcgcgtacccttcaaaataaaaggctaaaagcttaaaacaagaagccaagttaaaacttgcacatataaaccactTCATGTGATGAAACAATACAGGGGCAGCTATATAGCATTTAACAATgctgtcagtgaagtcaactctcagtgaactgggtgagtgaaacaataaaataaaatagttaaaacagttaaaataactattttaacaatttatattgatattatttataaaattgattacaatattttactttagctgaaacattaatgaacATTAAGTCAactgggttagttccacacacattgccttttagttcagagatttgatattgatactggttataaagaaccttgagtcaaatgttcatattagtctatgctgcgggccgttaagaaaatggatgttcataatttggacaccctttatttaaaccatgcaaacttttttgagccagcccctaaaagaatcggaataaagaatcgtttggaaccggactccaaataaggaaccggaatcgctcaaattcaaatgatgcctaACCCAACCACAAGCCCCCAAAACTCAGCAAAAAAAGCActgatttcattttcactcgcagaggcagcacttcatcacaagGGCAGATCCctgcatgtggcgcatgcagcagCCATCGACAAACACACAACCCCtccattttttgtcaaaattcaaGCTTATGTCCCTCATCAGGAGCTaatagctaatgctaatctgtacatccaacaaaactcaatgcagctctgcttaccttttggctttgactcaGTGTAGTCTGGCAATTGCTTGAAAGTGTGGCTTTAAATTTGCTATATATCCCCTTTAAAACTACAACATTTCTACCCAATCATCCCGTTCGATTTTACATGTGCTGCATAAAGGCTATTGAACAGTGGttccttgacttaagagttaaatttgtttcatgactgagctcataactcaatttactcatctCAAAGTATGAGTTATGTGACATGCTGGGTGGATATTGTGGCGTTAATCTAGCGGCAGCATACCTGAAACCTGCTCAAATTTGAGTTtacaacaaagcaaaaacatttacCATGCATTGGCTCGTAATTCGTAATTTGGTACAATTGTAAGTAGGGCTGCACAACAAATCGCCCAAAAATATAAATCGATATTTAAAAGTGTTTCAAATTTCATTATCGATTTGTTGTGTCACGTGATGATTAGAGCTATGCCACAAAGCAGTGTGGCGAAGTAGGGTCATATTAAGAGCAGAgccaatgttttgtattttgctttgttgttgGAGTTTTTTACCATGACTGGGACTTCGAATGTTTGAGAATTTAACTCTGCAGTACACAATACTAAATGTGTTGCTTGCAAGCTTTGAAAAGCAATGTTGGAGTCACTGAGGACCCATGCTCAAACTAGTCACTCAAGAGGGGATGTGTGCAGTCTGATAGCCTAGCTAGATAGCGATCAGCTATCCGAATAACAGGCAAAACGTtcatgcttcaagctgtttgttacTCTCACTTGTAGTTGTAACTGTAAAAGAGACACGTAAAACCAGacataaacaacaaacattCACTACATTACtgctacatacagtaatgtgtaAAGGCATGACAAGCTAAATGAAATTTGGACCAATACTACGGTAACtataaccattaaaaaaaaaaaaaaaaaaaaaaaaaaaaaaacgaaacagcCCAAGCGTTCTATACTTGTGTTTAAGCAAGTTTTTATTTGATGAACAAGTGTCAAAACAGGAAAAAAGGCAGTAGTCCTGCtgctatttttaagtcattatttcagtttaaagaaattatactgggtgattttagctcttttgaatatatGTTTTTTGGGTAAAACGTgatccaaaggttattgttttaatcatttatagACCAAGATACAATGGAAAATTTATGGAGAATTTTTCAAAACTGCTGTCAGGTATTTGTaatgactacaactattttctCATAATGGGAGACTTTACCATTCATGTAGACAGCAACACCTTTCTGAAATCACCAGTAAGAACCTCAACAACACTCgaactctgtttgctgtggttgacaagctcacaacccgcTCTGAAATGTTAATACAGCAACCTGTTTGTGCAATTTTCAACCGGTTTgtgcaatttgaaataatgtcttgttttttaataaaggcataaaaatctataaaatattttaaaagaaaacttgTAGTTGCAACCCTACTCTTAAGTCAAAGTACTACTGAACTGAGAAGTAGGCATGTGTACCTGGTTCTATGACCTTGCCAGGTGGGTACTTGACAAGCAGCTGGCGTCCATCTAGGTGTGTGACAGTCATCTGGAAGCCACACAGAGCCTCAACCAGGCCAACGCGCTGCACCATGTGAAGGTCGCTGCCTTCTCGGCGGAATTCCTGAGATggagaattaaaaaataaaaaataaaaaaataaaaaaaatttgatttgaaaaatgACCTAGTCAATTTTTCATTTGCGCTTTTTTCAACCTCGTGTTCTTTCTCCTGTAGGACCAGGACAATGTCTCCGGGTTCCAGGCCTGGCGTTTGGTCAGCTTCCCCGGTGAATGTGATCTTTTGTCCGTGTCTCATGCCTTTGTCCACGTGTACCTCTAGCAGCTTTGTTTCCTGACTAACTTTACGACCTTCACACTTTTTACAGCGATCCTTCTCATTGATGAACTCGCCTGTACAAACACAACATGTGGAACATTTTTTGAGATTAGTTTTTAATCCCATACATGAAACGTCaaattgtttgaattgtttCCTGTCACATTACCCTCTCCTTTGCAGTCTGTACAGACTGACTGCACCTGTTGGACCATACCAGGGGCCAGCTGTCTGATGACCACCCTCATACCTAGTCCTCTGCATGCCACACACTTCTGCACTGCGCCTGCCTTGCCCCCCTGACTGAACGGCAATTGGGAGAATGTCAGCACTGCCAGTGTAGTTTACACTTGTGTTACTGAAACAGTAAAAAACACACTCAAAGACTCACCCATTGCAGGCACCACAAAGCACATCCTTGCTCAGCTGGAGTTTAGTAGTTTTACCATTGTAGAGGTCTTCAAGTGAAACTCTatgacagggggaaaaaaatatttttacaacaacattatttttttcacaactgAAAACCCCAAGGATCAAAGACTAAAGCAAACTCAGATTATTTTTGTAGATCAATGAAATCAACCATTTTTGAGTCCCGTTTCATGCAACTGAAGCAATTATCATCCGGCAAAATCTCCTGCCACCAGTCTACAGAGTGGCCAATGCCGATTATGACTTTCGTTACTATGATGACCAGATGGGCGTGATTAGGGGCTTGTGATAAAGTGTGCTGCTGCTACTACGAAGAAAATGCGAactctaaaatacaaaataaagacagtaaaagtatgatttcattttcactcaagGACGCACTTCATCTTGAAGCTGCCAAATAACATATCAATTAGCAGTAGTGTGCAGATCCATGTATGTGACACAAGCAGCTGACACATcagcaaacacaaatatccacCACCCCAATGTCAACAACTTTTTTGATGTGTAGGTTAACTCTGACACCTATTGCTGATCTGTGCAACCACTGGAGCTCTGCTTCTCTTTGGCTTTGAAATGATAGTGTAGTCCGACCGTTGCTTGAAAAAGGCCAAGGCCAAGACTAGTAACTCAATGTAGGGGTGTATTATATAAATTAGACACACTGTTACATCATTACATGTCAAAAGCCAGACTCGCTTTCatacattttgggaaataggCACCTTGCATAAGATTACTTAATTGTGTAGTTTCACAATTGATAAGTGAGCGgcagagatggggggggggggggcgggctgGAGTAAAGCttgagttgccagttttatgacttgtttGTCAAATATTTCAGAAAGACTTGTCTTTAGACTTctagccaagagacttgactttgacttgaactacatgacttgacaaattATCTCAATTAGAGTTGGAAACCTGCATTTTAATCGAgacagtttgcttttttttgtttttgtttttttaggtaagaaatgtgtgtgtttgggggcgGGGcaatttattaaggggaaaaaaagtattcaaagttacctggccctgtgacCCTTGTCGGTCCCTTGTTAAATTATGAATTAACTGGCTAATCACACTTTTTGgataattttcactgatcacacgcAGGCCTGATTAACttgacctgttcaatcaagaaatcacttaaacagaatctgccTCGCCAAAATCAGTTCAGATagaagatctaaaaaagctgcaataaaaTTACACAACCcgaagaaattccagaacagtcaagaaataaagtaactgaCATCAGTCtagaaaaggttaaaaaaaatccatttctGAATCTTTAGGATTCCGGCGAACCATACTGGAGTCATTAacctcaaaaagaaaaaaatcatggaaCAGTGGttaaccttcccaggagtggccagcctacaaagattactccaacagaacagcaatgactcattgCAGGCCACAacggaactcaggacaacttctaaagaactggaggcctcccttgcctcagttaaggtcagggttcatgacacaacaacaagGAAGAGACgaggcaaaaatggcatccattgcAGAGTTCCAACGCGAAAACCACtgttgaccaaaaagaacataaaggctcgtcttttgcacacacaaaaaagcctgaatgattcccaagactttttgGAGATTATATGATGAGATGAAAgctgagctttttggaaggtgtgtctcCTTACATCTGGCATACatatagcacagcatttcagaaaaagaacatcatatcaacagtcaaacatggtcaTGGTAGTGTGATAGTCTTGGACTGCTTTGCTTCTTCAGGACATGGACAACTtgctgctctttaacagaaaatcctgatgGAGAATGTTCacccatcagtttgtgaccttaaACTGAAGCGCAcctgggttctgcagcaggataacgatccaaaacacaccagcaagtaaacttctgaatggcttccaaaaaaaacaaaattaaggttttggagaggcctagtcaaagtccaaacTTGATTCCGATTGAAATGTTCGTTCATTCGTGcacgaaaaccctccatttttgctgaattcaaacatttcttcaaggaagagtgggacaaaatatctccacagagatgtgaaagactcattgccagttatagaaaacacttgatttcagtggttgctgctgaggatagcccaaccagttattaggtttagggggccattaatttttccacacagggccagtaaacttttttcttccttaataaatgaaatcatcattaaaaaacagcatttaaagttcacttgggttacatttgtctgatatttacatttgtttgatggtcttaaacattaaagtggggaaacgatgTAAAGTATAagaatttaagaagggggcCAAAACTTTTTCACTGCACTATATATTGTGACTGAAGCTatattgtatgacttgacttgccaCTTAAACTAAGTAATGATTTGGCTTGATTTGCTTGAAATTTATCAGCAACTCAacttgcttttttccccccacagtgacttgagacttgcacatatgtgacttactcccacctctggtgaGCAGACACTCCAGAGGCCCAACTATTTATTTACAagcaatttgggggggggggggcaa contains these protein-coding regions:
- the dnaja2b gene encoding dnaJ homolog subfamily A member 2b; this translates as MSKVADTKLYDILGVSPSASENELKKAYRKLAKEYHPDKNPDAGDKFKEISFAYEVLTTPEKKELYDRYGEQGLREGGGGGPGMDDIFSHIFGGGLFGFMGGQGRGRNGGRRRGEDMVHPLKVSLEDLYNGKTTKLQLSKDVLCGACNGQGGKAGAVQKCVACRGLGMRVVIRQLAPGMVQQVQSVCTDCKGEGEFINEKDRCKKCEGRKVSQETKLLEVHVDKGMRHGQKITFTGEADQTPGLEPGDIVLVLQEKEHEEFRREGSDLHMVQRVGLVEALCGFQMTVTHLDGRQLLVKYPPGKVIEPGCIRMVKGEGMPQYRNPFEKGDLYIKFDVQFPENNWISPEKLNELECLLPSRAEDPLISADAEEVDLTDFDRSQGSGGGARREAYNDSSDEEGGHHGPGVQCAHQ